One genomic segment of Phyllopteryx taeniolatus isolate TA_2022b chromosome 12, UOR_Ptae_1.2, whole genome shotgun sequence includes these proteins:
- the b3galt1b gene encoding beta-1,3-galactosyltransferase 1: MPSKVSCLYLLTVVCWASALWYLSLSRPTSTYVGHMSMPIRKTAKPAKNMTFTNIRTRPLNAHTYKFIINEPKKCEDSTPFLVILISTTHKEFDARQAIRETWGDESTFSDLRILTIFLLGRNTDAVLNQMVEQESQIFHDIVVEDFIDSYHNLTLKTMMGMRWVATFCPKAQYVMKTDSDVFVNMDNLLYKLLKPTTKPRKRYFTGYVIHGGPIRDMRSKWYMSTDLYPESKYPPFCSGTGYVFSSDVAELIFKTSLHTRLLHLEDVYVGLCLRKLGIHPYQNTGFNHWKMAYSLCRYRRVITVHQISPEEMHRVWNDMSSKKHLRC, translated from the coding sequence ATGCCTTCAAAAGTGTCCTGTCTATACCTCCTGACAGTAGTGTGCTGGGCAAGCGCTCTGTGGTACTTGAGTTTATCTCGGCCGACGTCCACTTATGTCGGCCATATGTCTATGCCTATACGCAAGACTGCGAAACCTgccaaaaacatgacatttaccAACATCCGAACACGCCCGCTTAATGCACACACCTACAAGTTTATCATCAATGAGCCCAAGAAGTGCGAAGACAGCACTCCCTTCCTGGTCATCCTAATCAGCACCACGCACAAGGAGTTCGATGCCCGCCAGGCCATCCGCGAGACCTGGGGCGACGAGAGCACCTTCAGCGACCTCCGCATCCTCACCATCTTCCTCCTGGGCAGGAACACGGATGCTGTCCTCAACCAGATGGTGGAGCAGGAGAGTCAGATCTTCCACGACATCGTGGTGGAGGACTTCATCGACTCCTACCACAACCTCACCCTCAAGACTATGATGGGAATGCGCTGGGTGGCGACCTTCTGCCCCAAAGCGCAGTACGTCATGAAAACCGACAGTGATGTCTTTGTCAACATGGACAACCTGCTTTACAAGCTCCTCAAACCCACCACCAAGCCGAGAAAGAGATACTTCACTGGCTACGTGATCCACGGGGGTCCTATAAGGGACATGCGTAGTAAGTGGTACATGTCCACAGACTTGTATCCCGAGAGCAAATACCCACCGTTCTGCTCGGGCACCGGCTACGTGTTCTCGTCAGATGTCGCCGAGCTCATCTTCAAGACTTCGCTGCACACCAGACTGTTGCACCTGgaggatgtgtatgtgggtttGTGTTTGCGTAAGCTGGGCATACACCCTTATCAGAACACTGGCTTTAACCACTGGAAGATGGCCTACAGCCTGTGCAGATACAGGCGGGTCATCACTGTCCACCAGATCTCCCCTGAGGAGATGCACCGTGTTTGGAATGACATGTCCAGCAAGAAGCACCTGAGATGTTGA